One Niallia circulans DNA segment encodes these proteins:
- a CDS encoding small multi-drug export protein — translation MVEWVQSADGMWQYFALFIISLLPFLDVFYIIPVGILFDMSPVAVGVIAFLGNFLMVLVFAIFFRQIAEWRRKRKEQKGITEPSKRETRAKHIWDKYGLPVFALLSPSILGTDLAALMALLFGSSRKKVVTWLGVSLVIWSVVMTVASVYGLQYIKWYE, via the coding sequence ATGGTTGAATGGGTTCAAAGTGCAGATGGAATGTGGCAATATTTTGCCTTATTTATTATTTCGTTGTTACCGTTTTTAGATGTTTTTTATATAATTCCAGTTGGTATTCTTTTTGATATGTCACCAGTAGCAGTTGGTGTAATTGCCTTTTTAGGGAATTTTTTAATGGTGTTAGTTTTCGCAATATTTTTTAGGCAGATAGCCGAATGGCGCAGGAAAAGAAAAGAGCAAAAAGGAATAACAGAACCTTCGAAGAGAGAAACACGAGCAAAGCATATTTGGGATAAGTACGGTTTGCCTGTGTTTGCTTTGTTATCACCCTCCATCCTTGGCACAGACCTTGCTGCATTGATGGCACTTTTATTTGGATCTTCTAGAAAGAAGGTTGTCACTTGGCTAGGGGTTAGTTTAGTTATTTGGTCTGTTGTTATGACAGTGGCCTCTGTTTATGGTTTGCAGTATATAAAATGGTATGAATAA
- a CDS encoding urea amidolyase associated protein UAAP2: MAVLYRVESERKQENAIISETIPAGDGWTYTLEPGQVLRIVDLEGNQAADTLFYDAENPIDHYSAVNTITKQGNVYLTTGSVLLSESGKELVKIVADTCGNHDTLGGACSAQSNTVRYSHDTLPMHNCRDTFMLQLSNNDPRFTKRDLAPNVNFFMNVPVTPDGGLTFADGVSAPGYYVEMEAAARVLVLISNCPQLNNPCNAYNPTPIQVLVWDK; encoded by the coding sequence ATGGCAGTACTTTACCGAGTTGAAAGCGAACGTAAACAAGAAAATGCCATCATATCAGAAACAATTCCGGCTGGCGATGGCTGGACATACACTTTAGAGCCAGGGCAGGTTCTGCGAATCGTCGATTTAGAAGGAAATCAAGCTGCCGACACGCTCTTTTATGATGCTGAGAATCCAATTGACCATTACAGTGCAGTCAATACGATTACCAAGCAAGGCAATGTATATTTAACAACTGGTTCTGTCCTTTTATCTGAGTCTGGCAAGGAGTTAGTGAAAATTGTCGCAGACACATGTGGAAATCACGATACACTCGGCGGCGCCTGTTCGGCTCAAAGCAATACTGTCCGCTATTCACATGACACACTGCCAATGCATAACTGCCGAGATACCTTTATGCTGCAGCTTTCAAACAATGACCCCCGCTTTACAAAACGGGACTTGGCTCCAAATGTTAACTTTTTTATGAATGTCCCCGTCACACCAGATGGCGGCTTAACGTTTGCTGATGGTGTGTCTGCTCCTGGCTATTATGTGGAAATGGAAGCAGCAGCTCGTGTGCTCGTGTTAATCAGCAATTGCCCACAATTAAATAATCCTTGTAACGCTTATAATCCAACCCCAATACAGGTGCTTGTTTGGGATAAATGA
- a CDS encoding urea amidolyase associated protein UAAP1, which yields MDTVINIPGGGKWSGVISRGKTIKFTAAEDGANISLLLYSAADTAERYNMPDTLKAQHTSHLTKGNVLMSDNGRVLASIIDDSLGWHDTISGYISRRLVDERYGKTTYQEYRNDWHRSGEENFAVELFRNGMSLRDLVPVVNLFSKVYCTEDGKMHYALEHAKKGDSIVLRTEMDVLLITSNTPNPLNPSTNYPAVPVKLEVTAATPISEDDCCLNYCPENRRAFENTWNDSALTIGGMQ from the coding sequence ATGGATACAGTAATTAACATTCCTGGTGGTGGAAAATGGTCTGGTGTAATCAGCCGTGGAAAAACGATTAAATTTACAGCAGCTGAGGATGGCGCAAATATTTCCTTGCTTTTGTATTCTGCTGCAGATACTGCAGAAAGGTATAATATGCCAGACACATTAAAGGCACAGCATACCTCTCACTTAACGAAGGGAAATGTGCTGATGAGTGATAACGGCCGCGTCCTTGCAAGTATTATTGACGATTCACTTGGCTGGCATGACACTATTTCAGGCTATATCTCACGTCGGCTTGTTGATGAGCGCTATGGCAAAACAACTTATCAGGAATATCGAAATGACTGGCACCGCAGTGGTGAGGAGAACTTTGCAGTTGAATTGTTCCGTAATGGGATGTCTCTTCGTGATCTTGTGCCTGTTGTCAATTTATTTTCTAAGGTCTATTGCACAGAGGATGGAAAGATGCATTATGCCCTTGAGCATGCCAAAAAAGGCGACTCTATTGTCCTAAGAACAGAAATGGATGTACTCCTTATTACATCCAATACACCGAATCCTTTAAATCCAAGCACCAATTATCCTGCTGTTCCAGTAAAACTGGAGGTCACAGCTGCGACTCCAATTAGTGAGGATGATTGCTGCCTCAATTATTGTCCAGAAAACAGGCGTGCCTTTGAAAACACATGGAATGATTCAGCACTTACGATAGGAGGAATGCAATAA
- a CDS encoding nitroreductase family protein, translating into MSKYQKTNDFNEIVYGRRSIKVYDPTVKISREEMSEILEKASKAPSSINMQPWRFVVIDTEEGKEKLAPLSRFNKEKVLSSSAVIAIFGDKKNFDYAEEIYSNAVELGYMPQEVKDAQMNAFTPYYANMADDIMNDTIMLDAGLVSMQLMLVARAYGYDTNPIGGYEKDQIAESFGLEKDRYIPIMLLTIGKAANEGFQSYRLPVETITEWR; encoded by the coding sequence ATGAGTAAATATCAAAAAACAAATGACTTCAACGAAATCGTATATGGACGTCGTTCCATTAAAGTATATGATCCAACAGTAAAAATCAGCCGTGAGGAAATGAGCGAGATTTTAGAAAAAGCTTCTAAAGCTCCGTCTTCCATTAATATGCAGCCTTGGCGTTTTGTAGTAATTGATACAGAAGAAGGTAAAGAAAAACTAGCACCTCTATCTAGATTTAATAAAGAGAAAGTATTAAGCTCGTCTGCAGTAATTGCTATTTTCGGAGACAAGAAAAACTTTGATTACGCGGAAGAGATTTATAGCAATGCTGTCGAGCTTGGCTACATGCCTCAAGAGGTAAAGGATGCTCAAATGAACGCATTTACACCTTATTATGCGAATATGGCAGATGATATTATGAACGATACTATCATGCTTGATGCTGGACTTGTTTCTATGCAGCTTATGCTAGTTGCTCGTGCATATGGTTATGACACAAATCCAATCGGCGGTTACGAAAAAGACCAAATTGCGGAAAGTTTTGGTTTAGAGAAGGATCGCTATATTCCAATTATGCTTCTAACAATTGGTAAAGCTGCAAATGAAGGCTTCCAATCTTATCGCCTGCCTGTTGAAACAATCACAGAATGGAGATAA
- a CDS encoding DUF2750 domain-containing protein, whose amino-acid sequence MKLFKRMMLKRPAEKRLLYFYTIVSMDEQVWLLRDENGDLLVLEEDEFSFSLPVWPRRSFAEMEAEAIGGQYEAFNMSLQEFLDDLLVDIEKDNGAVAIFPSEKGAILQSRDEIKEMLRSI is encoded by the coding sequence ATGAAATTATTTAAACGCATGATGTTAAAACGACCTGCTGAAAAACGGCTTTTATATTTTTATACAATTGTCTCCATGGATGAGCAGGTTTGGTTGCTGCGCGATGAAAATGGTGACTTGTTAGTGTTGGAGGAGGATGAATTCTCATTTTCACTGCCTGTTTGGCCAAGAAGAAGTTTTGCCGAGATGGAAGCTGAAGCGATAGGCGGTCAATATGAAGCATTCAATATGTCTTTACAGGAATTTTTGGATGATTTGCTTGTTGACATAGAAAAGGACAATGGCGCAGTTGCCATATTTCCGAGTGAAAAAGGGGCCATTCTGCAAAGTCGTGATGAGATAAAAGAAATGCTTCGTAGTATATAG
- the uca gene encoding urea carboxylase, protein MYTKVLIANRGAIAVRIERTLRKMGIQSVAVYTKADQDSLHVDLADEAILIGEGAAKDSYLNGELLLKIAHETGAQAIHPGYGFLSENADFARACFKNNIAFIGPTPEQIELFGLKHSAREIAERANVPMLSGTKLITELSTALSEAAKIGYPVMLKSTAGGGGIGMRVCEDETVLRTVFESVSRLAQTNFNNGGVFLEKYIQKARHIEVQIFGNEFGEVAALGERDCSIQRRNQKVVEESPAPCLSSAVREQMLLASKRLAAEVGYRSAGTVEFLYDPDTEQFYFLEVNTRLQVEHGVTEEVLRIDLVEWMVRESAGELRELEQLYTKPAGHSIQARIYAEDCLNDFRPSGGQIDQVIFPENARVESWVRDGLTVTSFYDPMLAKIIVHGDTREDALHQLETALSEARFYGITTNLSYIRALLSEDNCRNGLVYTRMLENFSPAEQAIEVLDGGIQTTVQDWPGRIGHWDVGVPPCGPMDPLSFRIGNKLLGNAENASGLELTLRGGTYRFRFDTAFCLTGAEMHATLGDVEVPMYTVIHAKRGQTLTFGEADTGMRTYFLIAGGLDMPLYLGSAATFTLGGFGGHGGRALRTGDVLSVNDASLPAYTAVINDRKPVITKEWTIGVIPGPHCTTEFLLPEYLQQLTDTSWEVHFNSSRTGVRLVGPAPLWSRSDGGEAGLHPSNIHDNAYAVGTLDLTGDMPILLGPDGPSLGGFVCPVTTASAEFWKIGQLHAGDKIRFKLITLEEAEALRDAQEHYLQSIGETELEDLPALTKDNAKLTCDYPVLLESSTGRFPMKIRAAGDKHVLVEYGEMELDLLLRFQVHALMEAIHKETDLPIIEMTPGIRSLQIHIDAPKMTVKELSNIIASINSSLPPLEEIEVPSRIVRLPLSWDDPSTQLAIDRYQKNVRPDAPWCPSNLEFIRRVNGLDQIEDVKRIVFDANYLVLGLGDVYLGAPVATPVDPRHRLVTTKYNPARTWTPENAVGIGGAYMCVYGMEGPGGYQFVGRTVQVWNRLRETESFQSGKPWLLRFFDQISFYPVSADELLVMREDFLRGRFEIDITETTFKLGDYLAFLASIEESTNTFRSTQQAAFHEERERWQELGLAEYVSEQETPEHTEEVLPDGAEAVRSSMPGSVWKVLVSSGDYVQKGDTLIIEESMKMEFPQAAPFDGTIESIHVAPGDEVYAGQLIVSIKKAESGDLSADKFPKDIIHS, encoded by the coding sequence ATGTATACAAAAGTATTAATTGCCAACCGCGGTGCGATTGCTGTTCGCATTGAGCGTACTCTTCGAAAAATGGGAATTCAGTCTGTGGCTGTTTATACGAAAGCAGACCAAGACAGCCTGCATGTTGATTTGGCAGATGAAGCTATTCTAATTGGTGAAGGTGCGGCAAAGGACTCTTATTTAAATGGAGAGCTTCTTCTTAAAATAGCGCACGAAACAGGTGCTCAAGCAATCCATCCTGGCTATGGTTTTTTAAGTGAAAATGCCGATTTTGCACGGGCCTGCTTTAAGAATAACATTGCCTTTATCGGGCCAACACCAGAACAAATTGAGCTATTTGGTTTAAAGCATTCGGCCCGGGAAATTGCCGAAAGAGCAAATGTTCCGATGCTTTCTGGTACAAAGCTTATAACGGAGCTTTCAACAGCTCTGTCAGAAGCAGCAAAAATCGGCTATCCAGTCATGCTGAAAAGCACAGCTGGCGGCGGTGGAATCGGCATGCGAGTCTGTGAGGATGAAACTGTATTAAGAACTGTTTTCGAGTCTGTTAGCAGGCTGGCTCAAACGAACTTTAACAATGGTGGTGTCTTTTTAGAAAAATATATTCAAAAGGCTCGTCATATTGAAGTCCAAATATTTGGAAATGAATTTGGCGAGGTAGCAGCACTTGGTGAACGAGATTGCTCGATTCAACGCCGCAATCAAAAAGTCGTCGAGGAAAGCCCTGCTCCCTGCCTGTCTTCTGCAGTGCGTGAACAAATGCTGCTGGCATCAAAACGCCTTGCTGCAGAGGTTGGTTATCGCAGTGCCGGAACAGTGGAATTTTTGTATGATCCAGACACAGAGCAATTTTACTTCCTTGAAGTAAACACAAGACTGCAAGTCGAGCATGGAGTGACAGAGGAAGTTCTCCGTATTGATTTAGTGGAATGGATGGTCAGAGAATCAGCCGGCGAGTTACGCGAACTCGAGCAATTATATACAAAACCAGCTGGTCATAGTATCCAAGCAAGAATTTATGCTGAAGATTGCTTAAATGACTTCCGTCCAAGCGGCGGTCAAATAGATCAAGTTATTTTTCCAGAAAATGCCCGGGTAGAATCGTGGGTGCGTGACGGACTTACTGTAACATCGTTTTACGACCCGATGCTTGCAAAAATCATTGTGCATGGAGACACTCGGGAGGATGCGCTTCATCAGCTGGAAACCGCCCTTTCAGAGGCAAGATTTTATGGCATCACAACAAATCTATCCTATATTCGAGCACTTTTATCGGAGGACAATTGCCGAAACGGGCTTGTTTATACTCGTATGCTTGAAAACTTCTCTCCTGCTGAACAGGCAATAGAGGTGCTTGATGGTGGTATTCAAACAACTGTGCAGGATTGGCCAGGAAGAATTGGCCATTGGGACGTTGGTGTTCCTCCATGCGGACCAATGGACCCACTGTCCTTCCGAATTGGAAACAAACTATTAGGCAATGCCGAAAATGCATCTGGTTTAGAATTAACTTTACGCGGCGGCACATACCGCTTCCGCTTTGACACTGCCTTCTGTTTAACTGGTGCTGAAATGCATGCAACTCTTGGGGATGTGGAAGTGCCGATGTACACAGTCATCCATGCAAAGAGAGGTCAAACGTTAACATTTGGTGAAGCTGATACAGGAATGCGGACGTATTTCCTTATTGCTGGCGGCTTGGATATGCCCCTTTATTTAGGCAGTGCCGCAACCTTTACTCTTGGTGGCTTTGGTGGACATGGCGGCAGAGCATTACGAACTGGTGACGTATTGTCTGTTAACGATGCTTCCCTGCCTGCTTATACTGCAGTCATAAATGACCGTAAACCAGTGATTACTAAAGAATGGACAATTGGTGTCATCCCTGGTCCGCATTGCACAACAGAGTTTTTGTTGCCTGAATATTTGCAGCAGCTTACAGATACAAGCTGGGAGGTTCACTTTAACAGTTCACGTACAGGAGTTCGCTTAGTTGGTCCTGCTCCCTTGTGGTCACGCAGTGACGGTGGTGAAGCTGGACTGCATCCATCAAATATCCATGATAATGCTTATGCAGTCGGTACACTTGATTTAACTGGTGACATGCCGATATTACTCGGTCCTGACGGACCAAGTCTGGGCGGATTTGTTTGCCCTGTTACAACAGCATCAGCAGAATTTTGGAAAATTGGCCAGCTTCATGCTGGTGACAAGATTCGCTTTAAGCTAATTACACTGGAAGAAGCAGAAGCGCTTCGCGACGCGCAAGAGCACTATCTCCAAAGCATCGGCGAAACGGAATTAGAAGACCTGCCAGCACTGACCAAGGATAACGCCAAGCTTACTTGCGACTATCCTGTATTACTTGAATCTTCAACAGGTAGATTTCCGATGAAAATCAGAGCTGCTGGCGATAAGCATGTGTTAGTCGAATATGGTGAGATGGAGCTTGACTTACTGCTGCGTTTTCAAGTTCATGCTTTAATGGAAGCCATTCATAAAGAAACTGATTTGCCTATTATTGAAATGACACCAGGCATACGTTCACTGCAAATTCATATTGATGCACCCAAAATGACAGTGAAAGAACTAAGCAATATTATCGCTTCAATCAATAGTTCACTGCCACCATTAGAGGAAATTGAAGTACCATCACGTATTGTCCGTCTTCCCCTTTCCTGGGATGATCCATCAACACAGCTGGCTATTGACAGATACCAGAAGAATGTTAGACCTGACGCTCCTTGGTGTCCGAGTAATTTAGAATTCATACGACGTGTTAACGGATTAGATCAGATTGAAGACGTGAAGCGGATTGTCTTTGATGCCAATTATCTTGTTCTTGGTCTTGGCGATGTGTATCTTGGTGCACCTGTCGCAACACCAGTTGACCCGCGTCACCGTCTTGTTACAACAAAATATAACCCTGCCCGAACTTGGACACCTGAAAATGCTGTTGGTATCGGCGGTGCTTATATGTGTGTTTATGGTATGGAAGGACCAGGCGGCTATCAATTTGTCGGCCGAACTGTTCAGGTATGGAACAGATTACGGGAAACAGAAAGCTTTCAGTCTGGAAAGCCTTGGCTGCTTCGCTTCTTTGACCAAATCTCGTTTTATCCAGTCAGTGCAGATGAATTACTCGTTATGCGTGAGGATTTCCTGCGTGGAAGATTTGAAATTGATATTACCGAAACAACCTTTAAGCTTGGTGATTATTTAGCTTTTCTAGCCTCTATTGAGGAAAGTACAAACACATTCCGCAGTACACAGCAAGCCGCCTTCCATGAAGAGCGTGAAAGATGGCAGGAGCTTGGTTTGGCAGAGTATGTGTCAGAGCAAGAAACACCGGAGCATACAGAGGAAGTACTTCCAGATGGTGCAGAAGCTGTGCGCAGCTCCATGCCAGGCAGTGTTTGGAAGGTGCTAGTTTCATCTGGAGACTATGTACAAAAAGGCGATACATTAATAATTGAAGAAAGCATGAAAATGGAATTTCCACAAGCAGCTCCCTTTGACGGAACAATTGAATCTATTCATGTTGCCCCTGGCGATGAGGTGTATGCAGGCCAGTTAATTGTTTCTATTAAAAAAGCAGAAAGCGGTGATTTAAGTGCAGACAAATTCCCTAAAGACATTATCCATTCGTGA
- a CDS encoding APC family permease, with translation MINQKPTLTKTLKLHQVVFMGLAWMTPMIFFTVYGVAFEAADGMMTPAYLIAFIAIFFTAFSYSRMVKAYPISGSAYTYTKKSIHPKVGFLVGWALLLDYVFSPIIAILTFGIFMNTEFPSIPVFVWIIIMNIVLVIVNIIGIKSAARISGISVLVQIAFIVLFCALIVKDVLSGDTAASSLFSLAPFLSDHSSLSAVFTGASLICFCFLGFDAVTTMSEETIKAEKTVSKAIFLIVLIAAVMYIAISYLTQVAFPNFAFSNPDNAAYALVQLVGGNLLSSIFIMVLIIATFTQGVSSMTSVSRFLFALGRESILPVKLFTAIHPKYKTPVANIIFVGVISFAAVFFDLDTAVTFVSFGALTAFTFVNISVIAHYYIKQKERSLKGTFVYLVFPLVGAGFICWLLTLLNKQTLIYGLAWLIIGFIYMAIRKAWITSKVKSSTTRKKLLQQKTMSDNLTD, from the coding sequence ATGATTAATCAAAAACCGACATTAACAAAAACCTTAAAGCTCCATCAAGTTGTATTCATGGGGCTTGCGTGGATGACACCAATGATATTTTTTACCGTTTATGGAGTGGCATTTGAAGCTGCAGATGGCATGATGACTCCTGCTTATTTGATTGCTTTTATAGCGATCTTTTTCACCGCCTTCAGTTATAGCCGCATGGTAAAGGCTTACCCTATTTCTGGCTCCGCTTATACGTATACAAAAAAATCCATTCATCCGAAGGTCGGTTTCTTAGTTGGTTGGGCCCTTTTATTAGATTATGTCTTCTCCCCTATTATCGCTATTTTAACGTTTGGCATCTTTATGAATACAGAATTCCCCTCTATTCCGGTATTCGTTTGGATTATTATCATGAATATTGTGCTAGTTATTGTTAACATCATCGGCATTAAATCTGCAGCCCGCATCAGTGGTATATCTGTCCTTGTGCAAATTGCTTTTATCGTGTTATTTTGTGCATTAATTGTTAAGGATGTTCTTTCTGGTGACACTGCTGCTAGCTCGCTCTTTTCCCTTGCACCGTTTTTAAGTGATCATAGTTCATTAAGCGCAGTATTCACTGGTGCTTCCCTAATTTGCTTCTGTTTTCTTGGCTTTGATGCAGTCACTACCATGTCTGAAGAAACAATAAAAGCGGAAAAAACCGTTTCGAAAGCAATTTTTCTGATCGTCCTTATTGCGGCTGTCATGTATATTGCAATTTCTTATTTAACACAAGTTGCTTTTCCTAACTTTGCATTTTCAAATCCAGATAATGCTGCATACGCACTTGTTCAGCTTGTTGGTGGTAATCTATTAAGCTCTATCTTTATTATGGTGTTGATCATTGCCACATTCACTCAAGGAGTTTCCTCGATGACAAGTGTGAGCAGATTCCTGTTCGCTTTAGGTCGTGAATCGATTCTTCCAGTGAAGCTGTTTACAGCTATTCATCCAAAATACAAAACTCCTGTTGCTAACATCATCTTTGTTGGAGTAATTTCCTTCGCTGCTGTCTTTTTTGATCTTGATACAGCTGTAACCTTTGTCAGCTTCGGTGCTTTGACTGCCTTTACCTTTGTGAATATTTCTGTGATCGCCCACTACTATATTAAGCAAAAAGAACGGTCCTTGAAGGGAACCTTTGTCTATCTTGTTTTCCCGTTAGTTGGCGCTGGTTTTATTTGCTGGCTGCTGACACTGCTTAATAAACAAACACTAATTTATGGATTGGCTTGGCTTATTATTGGCTTTATTTACATGGCCATAAGAAAAGCATGGATAACATCAAAAGTTAAAAGCTCCACTACAAGGAAAAAATTGCTGCAACAAAAAACTATGTCAGATAATCTGACAGATTAG
- a CDS encoding PspC domain-containing protein encodes MRNKLRKSATDKAIAGVCGGIAEYFGISAFAVRLIFIVTLPSNIIVYLILANAMADSPRSL; translated from the coding sequence GTGAGGAATAAGTTAAGGAAATCAGCAACCGATAAGGCGATAGCCGGAGTTTGTGGCGGTATCGCAGAATACTTTGGGATATCTGCGTTTGCAGTGAGATTAATATTTATTGTTACTTTACCCTCAAATATCATTGTATATCTCATTCTTGCTAATGCGATGGCTGATAGTCCTCGTTCATTGTAA
- a CDS encoding GNAT family N-acetyltransferase — protein sequence MKVNIRLYDLSDAHRKLQLELNNKVHFERWSPIKPSEAFYTLDGQIEWIEKSIEKAKNDERYDFGIFLEAELIGAVNFFFVERGPKQTCMVGYQLDSKHNGKGYMQQALKEGLKIIFTELNFHRVIAGVSPQNPGSFRVLEKAGFVKEGLERKSILIDGEWCDHILMAILEEDYIQLAKPEELR from the coding sequence ATGAAGGTTAATATTAGATTATATGATTTATCAGACGCTCACAGGAAGCTACAACTGGAATTAAACAATAAAGTACATTTCGAAAGATGGTCACCAATTAAACCAAGTGAAGCATTTTATACTTTAGATGGCCAAATAGAATGGATTGAAAAAAGTATAGAAAAAGCCAAAAATGATGAAAGATACGATTTTGGTATTTTCCTAGAAGCAGAATTAATAGGTGCGGTCAATTTTTTCTTTGTTGAAAGAGGCCCAAAGCAAACGTGCATGGTAGGATACCAATTAGACTCCAAGCATAATGGAAAAGGCTATATGCAACAAGCATTAAAGGAAGGATTGAAAATCATCTTTACAGAATTGAATTTTCATCGTGTCATCGCAGGTGTTAGCCCGCAAAATCCTGGTTCGTTTAGAGTGCTGGAAAAGGCTGGATTTGTGAAAGAAGGCTTGGAGCGTAAAAGTATATTAATAGATGGAGAATGGTGTGATCATATTTTAATGGCAATACTGGAAGAGGACTATATCCAGCTTGCTAAGCCAGAAGAACTCCGCTGA
- the atzF gene encoding allophanate hydrolase: MQTNSLKTLSIREIQAGYENGTLTPEALIELIIERAEADKDMNIWITPPSWSFIRSYLDNLDLIDRATSPLWGIPFAIKDNIDLAGIPTTAGCPDFAYTPEQSATIVQRLINAGAIPVGKTNLDQFATGLVGTRSPFGETKNALRPELISGGSSSGSAVSVARGQAAFSLGTDTAGSGRIPAALNGLIGFKPSLGAWPVKGVVPACASIDCVTVFSTNLQDTVFVDEIVRGFDKEDPWSKDLKRKSSSLPKRLLVPKDSPVFYGPFAEEYEQAWQTALTTLNSLGILIEKIDVSYLLEAASVLYDGPWVAERWSDLGAFIEEHPNSSLTVTETVLRTGAKSAYTASSLFQAMHKLQASKRKAHLQLEDAVLIMPTAGGTWTRAEVRHEPIQTNSQMGLYTNHCNLLDLSAINIPSEPIEDTLPFGITLFSGANDEHLITGLAAKFLNESPVPTQTNTVTIAVCGLHMQGYPLEVQMKEHDAKFKTKTKTSANYQLIALNTAPAKPGLIREPHNGAEIDLELWEMPVQQLGAFVSLIPSPLSIGTIELKDGTFVKGFLCEQWAVDEGKDITRFGGWHQYSASKPSAHSVL, translated from the coding sequence GTGCAGACAAATTCCCTAAAGACATTATCCATTCGTGAAATCCAGGCAGGATATGAAAATGGCACGTTAACGCCTGAAGCACTTATAGAGCTGATTATCGAACGGGCAGAAGCTGATAAGGATATGAATATTTGGATTACACCCCCTTCCTGGAGCTTTATTCGTTCTTATCTGGATAATCTTGATTTAATAGACAGAGCTACATCACCTTTATGGGGAATTCCTTTTGCCATCAAGGATAATATTGATCTTGCAGGCATTCCAACAACTGCTGGTTGCCCTGATTTTGCTTATACACCAGAACAAAGTGCCACTATTGTTCAACGCTTAATTAACGCAGGTGCCATTCCTGTCGGAAAAACAAATTTAGACCAGTTCGCCACTGGACTTGTCGGTACGAGAAGCCCTTTCGGCGAAACAAAAAACGCATTAAGACCTGAACTTATCAGCGGTGGTTCAAGCTCTGGTTCTGCAGTGTCTGTGGCGCGTGGTCAAGCAGCCTTTTCCCTTGGCACAGATACTGCCGGCTCTGGCCGAATCCCGGCAGCCTTAAACGGACTTATTGGGTTCAAGCCAAGTCTTGGTGCATGGCCCGTTAAAGGGGTTGTTCCTGCATGTGCAAGCATAGATTGTGTCACTGTTTTTTCTACTAATCTTCAAGACACTGTTTTTGTGGATGAAATTGTTCGAGGCTTTGATAAAGAAGATCCTTGGTCAAAGGATCTAAAGAGAAAGTCTTCATCCCTGCCTAAGCGTCTATTAGTTCCTAAGGACTCGCCTGTATTTTACGGACCTTTTGCAGAGGAATATGAACAAGCCTGGCAAACGGCTTTAACAACACTAAACAGCCTCGGAATCCTTATTGAAAAGATAGATGTCAGCTACTTGTTAGAAGCAGCTTCTGTTTTATATGATGGACCATGGGTTGCTGAAAGATGGTCCGATTTAGGAGCTTTTATTGAGGAGCATCCAAACTCAAGCCTGACTGTAACAGAAACCGTGTTACGCACCGGTGCCAAATCAGCATATACTGCCTCCTCTCTGTTTCAAGCAATGCATAAGCTGCAAGCATCAAAACGTAAAGCACATCTACAGCTCGAAGATGCAGTTTTGATCATGCCAACTGCTGGAGGGACATGGACACGAGCTGAAGTACGGCACGAGCCGATTCAAACAAACAGTCAAATGGGGCTTTACACAAATCATTGTAATTTACTAGATTTATCTGCCATTAACATTCCTTCTGAACCTATAGAAGATACATTGCCATTTGGAATTACTTTATTTTCAGGTGCTAATGATGAACATCTTATTACAGGGCTTGCAGCAAAATTTTTAAATGAGTCTCCTGTGCCGACGCAAACAAATACGGTCACGATTGCAGTTTGTGGCCTGCACATGCAAGGGTACCCCCTTGAAGTGCAAATGAAGGAGCATGATGCCAAATTTAAAACAAAGACTAAAACTTCTGCAAACTATCAGCTGATCGCATTAAATACTGCTCCAGCAAAGCCAGGCCTCATTCGTGAACCACATAATGGAGCTGAAATTGATCTCGAATTATGGGAAATGCCTGTGCAACAACTTGGTGCTTTCGTATCACTCATCCCATCACCACTTAGCATTGGTACGATTGAACTTAAAGACGGTACATTTGTTAAAGGATTTTTGTGTGAACAATGGGCTGTAGATGAAGGAAAGGACATTACTCGCTTCGGTGGCTGGCATCAATATTCAGCAAGCAAGCCGTCTGCGCATTCCGTTTTATAA